A single region of the Emticicia oligotrophica DSM 17448 genome encodes:
- a CDS encoding sulfatase-like hydrolase/transferase has translation MHVPRLPNKKFVGASSMGPRGDVIAQMDWITGEVMNEIKKLGLDENTLIIFTSDNGPVLNDGYDDKAVELLGNHKPAGPFRGGKYSAYEGGTRVPTIIRWNKTIKPKVSNALVSQVDFYASIAALLNQPLADNEAIDSENLINTFLGKTEKGREYLLEESYTFSLRKDEWKYIEPFPSNANLPNFMANKGVEGGFKHSPQLYNVKVDNGERNDLSSQQPNLLKEMSLKISQIKEKAKRDSH, from the coding sequence ATCCATGTACCAAGATTACCAAATAAAAAATTTGTTGGTGCTAGTAGTATGGGGCCTCGTGGAGATGTCATCGCACAAATGGATTGGATTACGGGTGAAGTAATGAATGAAATAAAAAAGTTAGGTCTCGACGAAAATACGCTCATAATTTTTACGAGTGATAATGGCCCAGTACTAAACGATGGATACGATGACAAAGCGGTAGAATTACTGGGTAATCACAAACCCGCCGGACCATTCAGAGGAGGTAAATATAGTGCCTACGAAGGCGGGACAAGGGTTCCAACAATCATACGATGGAATAAAACAATCAAACCAAAGGTTAGTAACGCATTGGTAAGCCAAGTAGATTTTTATGCTTCTATTGCTGCTCTTTTGAATCAGCCTTTAGCTGATAATGAGGCCATTGATAGTGAAAATCTCATCAATACATTCCTTGGCAAAACAGAAAAAGGAAGGGAATATTTGCTTGAAGAATCATATACTTTCTCTCTTAGAAAAGATGAATGGAAATACATTGAGCCATTTCCTTCTAATGCTAACTTACCTAATTTTATGGCTAATAAAGGTGTAGAAGGTGGTTTCAAACACAGTCCTCAATTGTATAATGTAAAAGTTGATAATGGCGAAAGAAACGATTTAAGTAGTCAACAACCCAACTTATTAAAAGAAATGTCATTGAAAATCAGCCAGATAAAAGAAAAAGCTAAGCGAGATAGCCATTAA
- a CDS encoding sulfatase-like hydrolase/transferase, with translation MKYAKVVSVAFVIFIMTGAFIIPQKTKIPPIKKPNIVVFYIDDLGYGDIGFNGAKGVKTPTVDRMAREGISFTDGHSTAATCTPSRYSFLTGQYAFRNKAAILPGDAPLLIKPGSHTLPSMLKKAGYATGVVGKWHLGLGDGKINWNGDIKPGPLEIGFDYSFLIPATGDRVPTIYVENQRVVNADSKNPIEVNYELKLDGYPNGIDNPELLKQKADKQHSNTIVNGVSRIGYMKGGEQALWVDEEFPNILTGKAKKFINETKTNLSFSFFPTMISMYQDYQIKNLLVLVVWGLVEMSSHKWIGLRVK, from the coding sequence ATGAAATACGCTAAAGTTGTATCAGTTGCTTTTGTTATATTTATTATGACTGGAGCTTTTATAATTCCTCAAAAGACAAAAATACCTCCAATCAAAAAGCCTAACATCGTAGTATTCTATATTGATGATTTAGGATATGGTGACATTGGTTTTAACGGTGCTAAAGGGGTAAAAACACCCACTGTTGACAGAATGGCTAGAGAAGGCATTTCTTTTACGGATGGACATAGCACCGCCGCTACATGTACACCTTCGAGATATTCATTTCTTACAGGCCAATATGCCTTTAGAAATAAAGCAGCTATTTTACCAGGCGATGCACCTCTGCTTATAAAACCGGGTAGCCATACGCTACCAAGCATGCTTAAAAAAGCTGGATATGCCACAGGAGTAGTCGGGAAATGGCATTTAGGTCTTGGTGATGGTAAAATTAATTGGAATGGAGATATTAAGCCAGGACCATTGGAAATTGGCTTTGACTACAGTTTTCTGATTCCAGCCACTGGCGATAGAGTCCCTACCATTTATGTAGAAAATCAACGTGTAGTTAATGCAGATTCCAAAAATCCGATTGAGGTAAACTATGAGTTAAAACTCGACGGGTATCCTAACGGCATTGATAACCCAGAATTATTAAAACAAAAAGCTGATAAACAACACAGTAATACTATTGTCAATGGGGTCAGCCGAATCGGTTATATGAAAGGTGGTGAACAAGCTCTTTGGGTAGATGAAGAATTCCCGAATATTCTGACAGGCAAAGCCAAAAAATTCATTAATGAGACAAAAACAAACCTTTCTTTCTCTTTTTTTCCTACCATGATATCCATGTACCAAGATTACCAAATAAAAAATTTGTTGGTGCTAGTAGTATGGGGCCTCGTGGAGATGTCATCGCACAAATGGATTGGATTACGGGTGAAGTAA